The Phragmitibacter flavus genome includes a window with the following:
- a CDS encoding autotransporter-associated beta strand repeat-containing protein has protein sequence MKTPDRSLPWRKLSLVAGISMSAVLAINPAVAQSTWVDSSGDHLWSNFLNWSTDESPAGTAVTFDATGLAPSGTVTSIVDQNFSVTNLTFNYNSPTNWHTLQIDPSTTLTTTGAMVMTTASAGVARLAITGDGSWVVDSGVATKNNFTLTNAGGSNATASILDMSGLANFTANVVNFNVGTGSGAPVYHLNLAKTTNITATNMRFGGSTGTGTLTGSQVNFGQTTNLNATHIMLGTGRTSINAAFQSGLTGTPTVTIRGLAGGVTRANLVLGANTPTSQYAAVQDGSSSPHGVVDFSAGSVDFLLQDFVLGLSGISDPNNGIGYGKGTFTFDQGTIDAVNVVLGRVLNIDTSPLNSPGGQANALHAQFNMNGGTLLANNISLAQNEDQAVGVNANSKAEFNMTAGTATVAGDIVMGSHSAINPSAGFSDAKMTVTGGVMTVGGNITEGVGGNNLSSLTLGGTATLDMTGGYINVDTFNANSGTLKNVAEIYDGEMVVANLTKGGTGTLILEGNNTYSGNTVVQNGILQVGRAGEVGNLGSGDVQLQLATSRLVFEQDGASIVTQNISGLGGITQSGGGRTILNGNNTYTGSTIVSSGILAVEDAAALGGTSGVEVESGASFRYLGSGALGLTQGITLADGSAVGMTLDGHVSTSAAVAASGNIQLQLQQLAGQTFAGGTKTLLAAGSGLNSATNYELLLFNVTNYSVDDFNRTDTAVTVTITEEATAPLMVWQGEKVDGYEQVWAVSDGETSNWGIYLGEDTEPGSTPLVPGMDSDVLVTRFFTDELGNLEMSLGADMAMNSVWFRGNEINDGLPPAEISLVDKNFSLTLGKSTYQDDIEAFNYSLQANSTGKVLLDINQVIFSDPDSVILTTETTDHLEIRAVVDGNGFTKIGTGLLTLSGTLANTYSGPVNVNEGVLALGKTDGQNAITGDLNINAGGDVNNPTQVRLLANEQIADTADVFVESGALLVLNGFNESIDELSGTGRVRNGVTGTATLTVGAGNGSSAFDGIIENGGASPILLALTKAGTGTFTLNSVNTYGGLTTVLDGTLRYGVNNAIAGGGVTVDGGIFDLNGFRDTVGTTTLDNGGQIIGDGSVMISGSTRQFRDGSVSVSLAGNGGISKTTDGTVVLSGDNRFRGGVSHSGGILRLESDTALGTLTGTTTINGGSNAGRVELTGGITISERLLIGARQGTGSVDAAALSNLSGNNTWAGNIEFTTGGSSYNFESQAGLFNITGNLTGRSETTNGRQLQFFGAGDGIVSGVIANGPGTNATYAFRKKGTGTWTLAAANTFTGLTQVQEGTLRLTNGLALQNSSAVDVSTGANFIYQSGMDQDLTVASLSLAGNHRLGVEMGNAIASTGVASTIVGGNIVLDVYGVSGMSYTTGTEYNVITGGAGSSLDNANYSLGNFYNFTNFTLNSAVGKEAGRVFLTVTEAAVIPDDFYWKGGFTGAPNEWAVSNGMTVGGMSNWTTDEQGLVNTALVPGADANVIFSASNSDFEDAPMVLGASMNIGTLTFRTPNTVNVEDYVNTLTLNGSSAITVQTGSGLVSLNTNLIFANAAGVINVAAGEELGIGAVGGSNGFTKTGDGTLRFLQGGSSSHTGLVKLEAGTSLFNRGYGANSVSGDLEIGTAGGSAATARLIDGEQIADTSDVLINSGGVLDLNGQLETIAGLTGSGVVTSSGTGDAELTVGAGNATAVFNGTITEGVGGLFSLIKVGSGTQTFNQALSYSGTTEVIGGELRLASGGSIGVASSTAGNLRVGVVSGSTPAAPAKLVVDAGAELRVGNGAESLFEVGRGGLNVELAGTGGVGEVDLSASSNFTANVGRFLIGVENDGEAAGPSTGVVRLAQNNNITAATEVIVGDSMNSGNGGTSSLAFGSGINNVTTPLLVIGGRKLSANATIEAGGTLILESGATNPTGFTDLRVGYNNSGTASNPTAIMDMRGGTLVAELEELSVGYKINGGTGSANGSLYLGTSAGNNVSAITVTIGRLDGAATTDTKGLMSMEGGNVSVAGNVLLGQLGGASGTVEGRLEIAGGTFTVAGAGDITTTNNERSTSIVEVDGGTLNMGLGNINVDQLIARSGALANVGGIYNGSGVSVANQMTLTKTSAGILRLEGSNSYSGATQVNEGTLLVIGNNSLGGNFRVESGAVLGGSGTISPLAGNSVVIATGGALSIGDNALEAAHLDINTSGAGALVFENNSFLMFDLFGPGGQGDIIEDSYSDQLDITGTLTVGEMVQLSVSSSDIGGWEIGDTWQLINWENLGQADGRGNDFLFIDGANVASEGLSWDLSDLYVGGTITLAVIPEPTRAILWLFGTVAMLMRRRRRIEC, from the coding sequence ATGAAAACACCCGATCGTTCCCTTCCCTGGCGCAAACTCAGCCTGGTGGCTGGGATTTCAATGTCTGCCGTGCTGGCCATCAACCCTGCGGTAGCGCAATCCACTTGGGTTGATTCCTCTGGCGACCACCTTTGGAGCAATTTTCTCAACTGGAGCACCGATGAGAGTCCAGCGGGAACAGCGGTGACCTTTGATGCGACAGGCCTGGCCCCGAGTGGGACCGTTACCTCCATTGTGGATCAAAATTTCTCGGTGACGAATCTGACCTTTAATTACAACAGCCCAACCAACTGGCACACGCTGCAGATCGATCCATCGACCACTTTAACGACGACCGGCGCAATGGTGATGACCACAGCAAGTGCCGGGGTGGCGAGGCTGGCGATTACGGGAGACGGATCTTGGGTGGTGGATTCAGGTGTCGCGACAAAGAACAATTTCACCCTCACCAACGCGGGAGGCTCAAACGCGACGGCTTCCATTCTGGACATGTCGGGACTGGCCAACTTTACGGCCAATGTGGTCAATTTTAACGTCGGGACGGGCAGCGGCGCGCCAGTTTATCACCTCAACCTGGCAAAAACGACCAACATCACCGCGACCAACATGCGTTTTGGTGGATCGACCGGCACAGGCACGTTGACGGGAAGTCAGGTGAACTTTGGACAGACCACGAATCTGAATGCCACCCATATCATGTTGGGCACAGGGAGGACATCCATCAATGCGGCTTTTCAGAGCGGATTGACCGGCACACCGACGGTGACCATTCGCGGACTGGCGGGTGGAGTGACGCGCGCCAATCTGGTGTTGGGCGCGAACACCCCCACCTCTCAATATGCAGCGGTTCAGGATGGTTCATCCTCGCCTCACGGAGTGGTGGATTTCTCTGCTGGCAGTGTTGATTTCCTGCTGCAGGATTTTGTCCTGGGGTTGTCTGGCATTTCTGATCCAAACAACGGCATCGGCTACGGCAAGGGCACATTTACTTTTGATCAGGGGACAATCGACGCGGTGAACGTGGTGTTGGGCCGGGTATTAAACATCGACACAAGCCCTCTCAACAGTCCTGGCGGTCAGGCCAATGCATTGCACGCCCAGTTCAACATGAACGGCGGGACCTTGCTTGCCAACAACATCTCATTGGCTCAAAACGAGGATCAGGCAGTCGGGGTGAATGCCAACAGCAAGGCAGAATTTAACATGACGGCAGGAACGGCGACCGTGGCTGGCGATATCGTGATGGGCTCCCATTCCGCCATCAATCCGAGCGCAGGTTTTTCCGATGCCAAAATGACCGTGACCGGAGGCGTGATGACGGTGGGCGGCAACATCACCGAAGGGGTCGGCGGCAACAACCTGAGCAGCTTGACTCTCGGTGGGACAGCGACCCTCGACATGACAGGCGGCTACATCAATGTTGACACGTTCAACGCGAACAGCGGCACTCTGAAGAATGTGGCGGAAATTTACGATGGAGAGATGGTGGTTGCCAATTTAACCAAAGGCGGGACAGGCACGCTGATCCTTGAGGGCAACAACACTTACAGCGGCAATACCGTCGTTCAGAATGGCATTTTGCAGGTGGGTAGGGCTGGGGAGGTTGGCAATTTGGGAAGTGGCGATGTGCAGTTGCAGCTCGCGACCAGTCGCCTGGTTTTTGAACAAGACGGGGCTTCCATCGTGACCCAAAACATCAGCGGACTCGGGGGCATTACCCAATCTGGTGGAGGTCGGACGATCCTGAATGGCAACAACACTTATACGGGGAGCACAATCGTCAGCAGCGGGATTTTGGCGGTTGAGGATGCGGCGGCCTTGGGCGGCACGAGTGGGGTTGAAGTCGAGTCCGGCGCCTCGTTTCGTTATCTCGGCAGCGGTGCGTTGGGGTTGACGCAGGGCATCACGCTGGCAGATGGCAGTGCCGTGGGGATGACGCTTGATGGTCATGTTTCCACCTCGGCAGCCGTGGCGGCGAGCGGTAACATTCAACTGCAACTGCAACAACTGGCCGGGCAGACGTTTGCCGGCGGCACGAAAACGCTGCTGGCAGCAGGTAGTGGGCTCAATTCGGCCACCAATTACGAATTGCTATTGTTCAACGTCACCAATTACTCTGTCGATGATTTCAACAGAACGGATACGGCGGTGACGGTGACGATTACTGAAGAGGCAACGGCGCCCTTGATGGTCTGGCAGGGAGAAAAAGTGGATGGTTACGAGCAGGTATGGGCGGTTTCAGATGGAGAAACCAGCAACTGGGGAATTTATCTTGGGGAAGACACGGAGCCAGGTTCGACACCACTGGTTCCTGGGATGGATTCCGATGTGTTGGTGACACGCTTTTTTACCGATGAGCTAGGGAATCTAGAAATGAGCCTTGGGGCCGACATGGCAATGAACAGTGTCTGGTTCAGGGGCAATGAGATCAATGATGGATTGCCGCCAGCCGAGATCAGTCTGGTGGACAAGAATTTTAGTCTCACCCTGGGCAAATCCACTTATCAGGATGATATCGAAGCATTTAACTACAGTCTGCAAGCCAACAGCACTGGCAAGGTTTTGCTGGACATCAACCAGGTAATATTTTCCGATCCCGACTCGGTGATCCTGACGACAGAAACGACGGATCACCTGGAGATCCGCGCGGTGGTGGATGGCAATGGGTTTACGAAAATTGGCACCGGGTTGCTGACCTTGTCGGGGACTCTTGCCAACACTTATTCTGGACCGGTGAATGTGAATGAAGGCGTTCTGGCGTTGGGCAAGACAGATGGTCAGAATGCGATCACCGGAGATCTCAACATCAATGCGGGAGGGGATGTGAACAATCCAACGCAAGTTCGATTGCTGGCCAATGAACAGATTGCCGACACGGCGGACGTGTTTGTCGAGTCGGGCGCATTGCTGGTGCTCAATGGTTTCAATGAGTCGATTGATGAATTGAGCGGCACGGGAAGGGTGAGGAATGGGGTGACGGGAACGGCGACTTTGACGGTGGGTGCGGGAAATGGCAGCAGTGCTTTTGATGGCATCATTGAGAATGGGGGGGCATCGCCCATTCTGCTGGCGCTGACGAAGGCGGGAACGGGAACCTTTACCCTGAACAGTGTGAACACCTATGGTGGATTAACCACCGTTCTCGACGGCACCTTGAGATATGGGGTCAACAATGCCATCGCTGGTGGCGGGGTGACGGTGGACGGCGGCATTTTCGATTTGAATGGATTTAGGGACACGGTTGGGACCACGACGTTGGACAACGGTGGCCAGATCATCGGGGATGGATCGGTGATGATCAGCGGGTCGACCAGACAGTTTAGGGACGGGTCGGTCAGTGTGTCCCTCGCCGGCAATGGTGGGATCAGCAAGACCACGGATGGCACGGTGGTCCTCTCTGGCGACAACCGCTTCAGGGGCGGTGTTTCGCACAGTGGCGGCATCCTTAGACTGGAAAGCGACACGGCTTTGGGAACGTTGACCGGCACCACTACGATCAACGGAGGCTCCAATGCGGGCCGTGTGGAGCTGACTGGGGGAATTACCATCAGTGAGCGATTGCTCATCGGTGCGAGGCAGGGAACCGGCTCAGTCGATGCCGCTGCCTTGAGCAATTTGAGCGGCAACAACACCTGGGCGGGCAACATCGAGTTCACCACCGGGGGTTCCAGCTACAACTTTGAGTCGCAGGCCGGGTTGTTCAACATCACCGGCAATCTGACCGGACGCTCCGAGACGACCAATGGACGTCAGTTGCAGTTCTTCGGTGCGGGTGATGGGATTGTCAGCGGAGTGATTGCCAATGGTCCGGGAACGAATGCTACGTATGCGTTCCGCAAAAAGGGAACCGGCACATGGACTTTGGCGGCTGCCAATACTTTTACGGGGCTCACCCAGGTGCAGGAAGGCACGTTGAGACTGACCAATGGGCTGGCGTTGCAGAACTCCAGTGCCGTGGACGTCAGCACCGGTGCAAATTTCATTTATCAGAGCGGAATGGATCAGGATCTAACCGTTGCTTCGCTGTCCTTGGCGGGAAATCATCGTCTCGGAGTGGAGATGGGCAATGCGATTGCTTCGACGGGCGTCGCTTCCACCATTGTCGGAGGCAACATTGTTCTGGATGTGTATGGCGTGTCCGGCATGTCCTACACCACGGGCACGGAATATAACGTGATCACTGGTGGCGCTGGCAGCAGCCTTGATAATGCCAATTATTCTTTGGGGAATTTCTATAACTTTACCAACTTCACCCTCAACAGTGCCGTGGGCAAAGAGGCTGGCAGGGTGTTTTTGACGGTGACCGAAGCGGCGGTGATCCCCGATGATTTTTACTGGAAGGGCGGATTCACGGGCGCGCCGAATGAGTGGGCGGTAAGCAACGGCATGACAGTGGGTGGAATGAGTAACTGGACCACCGATGAGCAAGGACTGGTCAACACGGCCCTGGTGCCTGGAGCGGATGCCAACGTCATTTTCTCGGCATCCAATTCCGACTTTGAGGATGCCCCCATGGTTCTTGGTGCCAGCATGAACATTGGAACGCTGACTTTCCGCACGCCAAACACGGTCAATGTCGAGGACTACGTAAACACGCTTACTTTGAACGGCAGCAGTGCCATCACGGTGCAGACGGGTTCGGGATTGGTCTCACTGAACACCAACTTGATTTTTGCCAATGCGGCGGGGGTGATCAACGTGGCGGCGGGCGAAGAGCTGGGCATAGGTGCCGTAGGTGGAAGCAACGGATTTACCAAGACTGGAGATGGCACGTTGCGTTTCCTTCAAGGTGGTTCCTCAAGCCATACCGGTTTGGTGAAACTGGAGGCGGGCACCTCGTTGTTCAATCGTGGTTATGGTGCCAACTCGGTGAGTGGCGATCTAGAAATTGGCACGGCGGGCGGTTCGGCTGCGACGGCAAGGCTGATTGATGGTGAGCAGATTGCCGACACGTCGGATGTATTGATCAACAGCGGGGGTGTTCTCGATTTGAACGGTCAGTTGGAAACCATCGCCGGACTGACCGGATCTGGTGTGGTGACCAGCAGCGGAACCGGGGACGCGGAGCTGACCGTGGGTGCAGGCAATGCGACGGCAGTCTTTAATGGAACGATTACTGAAGGCGTTGGCGGTTTGTTTTCGTTGATCAAGGTCGGCAGCGGCACGCAAACATTCAACCAGGCGTTGAGCTATTCGGGCACCACCGAGGTGATCGGCGGAGAGCTTCGACTGGCAAGTGGGGGAAGCATCGGGGTGGCGAGCAGCACCGCTGGTAATTTGAGAGTGGGGGTAGTCAGTGGCAGCACACCGGCTGCTCCGGCGAAGCTGGTCGTAGACGCCGGTGCTGAACTACGTGTGGGCAATGGGGCGGAAAGTCTGTTTGAAGTGGGTCGTGGTGGACTGAATGTGGAACTTGCTGGCACGGGCGGCGTGGGCGAGGTCGACTTGTCGGCCAGCTCGAATTTCACCGCGAATGTCGGTCGCTTCTTGATTGGTGTGGAAAACGACGGTGAGGCAGCGGGTCCCAGCACGGGTGTCGTCAGGCTGGCGCAAAACAACAACATCACGGCGGCCACCGAAGTGATCGTCGGCGACTCCATGAATTCAGGAAACGGAGGCACCTCCTCCCTGGCTTTCGGCTCTGGCATCAACAACGTGACGACTCCGCTGTTGGTGATTGGTGGGCGCAAACTCAGTGCGAACGCCACCATTGAGGCGGGAGGCACCTTGATTCTTGAAAGCGGTGCCACGAACCCGACGGGGTTCACCGATCTGCGGGTGGGCTACAACAACTCCGGCACGGCATCGAACCCGACGGCCATCATGGACATGCGGGGAGGGACTTTGGTCGCGGAGCTGGAAGAGCTTTCCGTGGGATACAAGATCAACGGTGGAACAGGCAGCGCCAATGGCTCGCTCTATTTGGGAACGAGTGCGGGAAATAATGTGTCCGCCATTACGGTGACGATTGGCCGTCTGGACGGAGCGGCGACCACCGACACCAAAGGTTTGATGAGTATGGAGGGCGGCAATGTTAGCGTTGCCGGCAATGTTCTTCTAGGGCAACTCGGTGGAGCTTCAGGCACCGTCGAGGGAAGGCTGGAAATCGCCGGCGGGACATTTACTGTGGCGGGTGCTGGTGATATCACCACCACCAACAACGAGCGATCCACTTCTATTGTTGAGGTCGACGGTGGCACACTCAATATGGGATTGGGCAACATCAATGTGGATCAGTTGATTGCCAGATCCGGAGCGTTGGCGAACGTTGGAGGTATTTACAATGGTTCGGGAGTGTCCGTCGCAAACCAGATGACGCTGACCAAAACCAGCGCAGGCATCCTCAGGTTGGAGGGAAGCAATTCTTACAGCGGTGCCACCCAGGTCAACGAAGGAACTTTGCTGGTCATCGGCAACAACAGCCTTGGTGGAAATTTTCGGGTGGAATCTGGCGCGGTATTGGGTGGAAGCGGAACGATCTCTCCTTTGGCAGGCAACTCGGTCGTCATCGCCACAGGGGGTGCTTTGTCGATTGGAGACAATGCTCTGGAAGCCGCGCATCTTGACATCAACACTTCAGGTGCCGGGGCGCTGGTTTTTGAAAACAACAGCTTCCTGATGTTCGACCTGTTCGGTCCGGGAGGACAGGGCGACATCATTGAAGACAGTTATTCGGACCAGCTGGATATTACCGGCACGCTGACGGTTGGAGAGATGGTGCAACTTTCTGTTTCGTCCAGTGACATCGGTGGCTGGGAGATTGGGGATACCTGGCAGTTGATCAACTGGGAAAACCTCGGGCAGGCTGACGGACGTGGAAATGACTTTTTGTTTATCGACGGTGCGAATGTGGCGAGCGAGGGCCTCTCATGGGACCTGTCCGATTTGTATGTCGGCGGAACCATTACTCTTGCCGTCATTCCCGAACCAACCCGCGCCATCCTGTGGCTGTTTGGCACCGTTGCGATGCTGATGCGCCGCCGGCGAAGGATTGAGTGCTAA